One genomic region from Neoarius graeffei isolate fNeoGra1 chromosome 4, fNeoGra1.pri, whole genome shotgun sequence encodes:
- the LOC132884975 gene encoding uncharacterized protein LOC132884975 has translation MSDYDSDVENIDFISQPKGYLYDPEYTDEEIRQMELERAERERVDREVEEGEAGAAAGAGAGAARHRVTDKWWCTCSKCEVMQTEVECYCCHEWDLIMPQMQDLSIDKEASMPAAVCITNHTDFPALLNVGVLQTFFHIPKINWKKHPRPAGPDGQLSSEQYRLIAYRIVLEWALKGEKLGPGNRRVLPSCVVELIRRTYPSPNGQYAGFKESVDALQLF, from the exons atgtctgactacgacagcgacgttgaaaacattgacttcatctcacagccaaagggatatctttatgaccccgaatatacagatgaagaaattcgccagatggagttagaacgggcagagagagaaagggtggacagagaagtggaagaaggtgaagctggagccgcagctggagctGGAGCTGGAGCCGCGAGACACCGGGTGACCGACAAATGGTGGTGTACTTGTTCCAAATGTGAAGTAATGCAGACAGAGGTGGAGTGCTACTGCTGCCACGAATGGGATCTCATCATGCCACAGATGCAAGACCTTTCAATTGACAAGGAGGCCAGCATGCCAGCTGCTGTCTGCATCACAAACCACACTGACTTCCCTGCACTCCTGAATGTTGGTGTCTTGCAGACGTTTTTCCACATTCCTAAAATTAACTGGAAGAAGCATCCCAGGCCAGCTGGACCCGATGGTCAGTTGTCTTCAGA ACAGTACAGGCTGATTGCCTATCGCATTGTATTAGAATGGGCCCTGAAAGGAGAGAAGCTTGGTCCCGGCAACAGGAGAGTTCTTCCTTCCTGTGTGGTGGAGCTAATAAGAAGAACATATCCATCACCAAATGGACAATATGCAGGGTTCAAAGAGTCAGTGGATGCACTGCAATTGTTTTAG